In Sulfuracidifex metallicus DSM 6482 = JCM 9184, a single window of DNA contains:
- a CDS encoding pyridoxal phosphate-dependent aminotransferase produces the protein MSFNFASNIYELAGESTLVYQEIARKVSKERGIKTINFGIGQPDVVTFKRIRDSAIQALEQGFTGYTPALGLDELREKIAQYLTVNYGDVKKDNVIVTPGAKTALFLGFLLFINPGDEVIMQDPSFYSYAEVVRLLGGKPVFLKLNMNQNGFSHDFEAIERLISPKTKMLVINNPHNPTGSLFDPHEIERLMEISKEKKIILMSDEIYDNFVYEGKMKSVLEDPSWTDYVLYINGFSKTFSMTGWRLGYVVAREDVIKKMGVLAGNIYTCPTSFAQKGAISSFDSFDNVKEMINLFKKRRDVMFNELQKVKKIRVIKPNGAFYMFPYIGELLRDLKMEVKDFSVELIKSKGVITIPGEVFPKDVGKDFVRLSFAVKEEDIKEGITKIAEFVDEKSQSDR, from the coding sequence GTGTCCTTTAATTTTGCCTCAAATATTTACGAGTTAGCAGGAGAATCTACCCTAGTATATCAGGAAATAGCTAGAAAAGTAAGCAAAGAGAGAGGGATAAAAACAATAAATTTTGGAATAGGCCAACCTGACGTTGTTACTTTCAAGAGAATAAGAGATAGTGCAATTCAGGCTCTAGAGCAAGGCTTCACTGGCTATACCCCCGCTCTGGGTTTAGATGAGTTAAGGGAAAAGATAGCACAATACCTCACCGTGAACTACGGTGACGTAAAGAAGGATAACGTTATAGTTACTCCTGGAGCGAAGACAGCCTTGTTCTTAGGATTCCTTCTATTCATAAATCCAGGAGATGAGGTAATAATGCAAGATCCTTCTTTTTATTCATACGCTGAGGTTGTGAGGCTTCTAGGCGGTAAACCGGTGTTCCTAAAGCTAAACATGAATCAAAATGGTTTCTCTCACGACTTTGAAGCTATAGAGAGACTCATATCGCCGAAAACAAAAATGTTAGTTATAAACAATCCTCATAATCCCACCGGATCACTTTTCGATCCGCATGAGATAGAGAGACTCATGGAGATATCCAAGGAAAAGAAGATCATACTTATGTCAGATGAGATTTATGATAATTTCGTATATGAAGGCAAAATGAAGAGCGTACTAGAGGACCCATCATGGACGGATTACGTTTTGTATATTAATGGATTCAGCAAAACTTTCTCTATGACAGGTTGGAGACTAGGTTACGTTGTGGCGAGGGAAGACGTAATAAAGAAGATGGGAGTCCTTGCTGGAAACATTTATACGTGCCCTACGAGCTTCGCGCAAAAGGGTGCCATATCTTCCTTTGACTCTTTTGACAATGTAAAAGAAATGATAAACTTGTTCAAGAAGAGAAGAGACGTTATGTTCAATGAACTTCAGAAGGTTAAGAAAATTAGGGTAATAAAACCTAATGGGGCATTTTATATGTTCCCTTATATAGGTGAGTTACTGAGGGACCTCAAGATGGAGGTGAAGGACTTTTCTGTGGAGTTGATAAAATCTAAGGGAGTTATAACAATTCCTGGAGAGGTGTTTCCGAAAGACGTAGGAAAAGACTTTGTTAGGCTAAGCTTCGCCGTGAAAGAAGAAGAC